One part of the Rutidosis leptorrhynchoides isolate AG116_Rl617_1_P2 chromosome 1, CSIRO_AGI_Rlap_v1, whole genome shotgun sequence genome encodes these proteins:
- the LOC139885668 gene encoding histone H2A.1-like: protein MESGKATKGAGGRKGAGERKKAVTKSVKAGLQFPVGRIARFLKKGRYAQRTGSGAPIYLAAVLEYLAAEVLELAGNAARDNKKTRINPRHVQLAVRNDDELGKLLAGVTIASGGVLPNINPVLLPKKSAVTEEKATKTPKSPKATKTPKSPKKA, encoded by the exons ATGGAGTCAGGCAAGGCAACCAAGGGCGCCGGAGGAAGGAAAGGTGCCGGTGAACGTAAGAAGGCAGTTACGAAATCCGTTAAGGCTGGACTTCAGTTTCCCGTTGGTAGAATCGCTAGGTTTTTGAAGAAAGGACGTTATGCTCAACGAACTGGTTCTGGTGCTCCGATTTACCTTGCTGCCGTACTTGAATACCTAGCTGCTGAG GTATTGGAATTGGCTGGAAATGCAGCAAGAGATAACAAGAAGACAAGAATAAACCCTAGACATGTGCAATTGGCTGTGAGAAATGATGATGAATTGGGGAAATTGCTTGCCGGTGTTACGATTGCGTCTGGTGGTGTGTTGCCTAATATCAACCCTGTGCTTTTGCCAAAGAAATCTGCTGTCACTGAGGAGAAGGCTACCAAGACTCCTAAATCTCCAAAGGCTACCAAGACTCCTAAATCTCCAAAGAAGGCTTAA